One Cedecea neteri DNA segment encodes these proteins:
- a CDS encoding DNA cytosine methyltransferase has protein sequence MNDLDAIAEHLSLQAQRHKQTQQEEDHALVSRLLEIYDQKTVALRLRQVGGDWTRESLNRWYNGKSAPRGLTEVEVQMLQSMLPSPPAHHGRYAFRFIDLFAGIGGIRSGFEAIGGQCVFTSEWNKYAVKTYKANWYCDPAEHQFNEDIRDVTLSNRGDVTDEQATAHIQATLPDHDVLLAGFPCQPFSLAGVSKKNALGRAHGFACETQGTLFFDVARIIAAKRPPVFVLENVKNLKSHDKGNTFRIIMQTLDELGYDVADAAVSGRDDPKIVDGKNFLPQHRERIVLVGTRRDLKLDAAVTLTTLSDFYPARRPTFGELLDDEVDAKYVLTPTLWKYLYNYAKKHQAKGNGFGYGLVDPKNPASVARTLSARYFKDGAEILVDRGWDKALGEADFNHADNQVNRPRRLTPRECARLMGFEAPKGKAFRIPVSDTQAYRQFGNSVVVPAFAAVAKLLEPVIKQAVKKR, from the coding sequence ATGAACGATCTTGACGCGATAGCAGAACACCTCTCCCTTCAGGCACAGCGCCATAAACAAACTCAGCAAGAAGAAGATCACGCGCTGGTCAGCCGGTTACTGGAAATCTACGATCAAAAAACCGTCGCTCTGCGCCTGCGACAGGTGGGAGGTGACTGGACGCGTGAGTCCCTGAACCGCTGGTATAACGGCAAGTCTGCGCCACGGGGCTTAACCGAAGTTGAAGTTCAGATGCTGCAAAGTATGCTGCCGTCGCCGCCGGCGCATCACGGACGTTATGCTTTTCGTTTTATTGACCTGTTTGCCGGGATAGGCGGGATCCGCAGCGGTTTTGAGGCTATCGGCGGCCAGTGCGTGTTTACCAGCGAATGGAACAAATACGCCGTGAAGACTTATAAAGCGAACTGGTACTGCGACCCGGCAGAGCATCAGTTCAATGAAGATATCCGCGATGTGACGCTCAGCAACCGGGGCGACGTCACGGACGAGCAGGCGACGGCGCACATTCAGGCCACGCTGCCCGATCATGATGTGCTGCTGGCGGGTTTCCCCTGCCAGCCGTTTTCGCTGGCGGGCGTCTCGAAGAAAAATGCCCTTGGGCGCGCGCACGGTTTTGCCTGTGAAACGCAGGGCACGCTGTTCTTTGACGTGGCGCGGATCATTGCCGCCAAACGTCCTCCGGTTTTTGTGCTGGAAAACGTTAAGAATCTCAAGAGCCACGACAAAGGCAATACGTTCCGCATAATCATGCAGACGCTGGACGAGCTGGGCTACGACGTAGCCGACGCCGCGGTTTCCGGGCGTGACGACCCGAAAATTGTCGACGGTAAAAACTTCCTGCCGCAGCACCGCGAGCGCATTGTGCTGGTCGGCACGCGCCGCGATCTGAAGCTGGATGCGGCGGTGACGTTGACAACCCTGAGCGATTTTTATCCGGCTCGCCGCCCCACCTTTGGTGAACTGCTGGACGATGAGGTTGACGCGAAATATGTGCTGACCCCGACGCTGTGGAAATACCTCTATAACTATGCGAAGAAGCATCAGGCCAAGGGGAATGGCTTTGGGTACGGTCTGGTTGACCCGAAGAATCCGGCAAGCGTCGCGAGAACGCTGTCGGCCCGTTATTTCAAAGATGGCGCGGAGATCCTGGTCGATCGCGGCTGGGACAAAGCGCTGGGTGAGGCTGATTTTAACCATGCTGATAACCAGGTGAACAGGCCGCGCCGCCTGACGCCGCGCGAGTGCGCCAGGCTGATGGGGTTTGAAGCGCCGAAGGGGAAAGCGTTCCGTATTCCCGTATCCGATACTCAGGCTTACCGCCAGTTTGGCAACTCCGTCGTCGTTCCCGCGTTTGCAGCGGTAGCAAAGCTGCTGGAGCCGGTGATTAAACAAGCGGTGAAAAAGCGCTAA